Proteins encoded within one genomic window of Candidatus Binatia bacterium:
- a CDS encoding GDP-mannose 4,6-dehydratase, whose amino-acid sequence MRALVTGARGFVGRYLLVALRDSGAEALDCTADVNDSAALRAALETSRPTVVFHLAAQTFVPEALRAPLETYETNAMGTARLAAAVRGYSGEMPPRIVFASSAEVYGARDAGEYPLVETLDLRPVNPYGASKAAAEAILLGEASSLGLDVVITRAFNHIGPGQDERFVVASFAAQLARIAAGSPPQLLVGNLEAARDFLDVRDVVQAYIALAREGESGQIYNVCSGRAVTIRDVLRELIAIARVPVEVREDPERNRSADMPLSVGNPAKLRARTGWGPKVPLVRSLRDIYEAQRDAARVRL is encoded by the coding sequence GTGCGAGCGCTCGTAACCGGCGCACGCGGCTTCGTCGGCCGATATTTGCTCGTCGCGCTGCGCGACTCGGGCGCGGAAGCCCTCGATTGCACGGCCGACGTGAACGACTCTGCGGCGCTGCGCGCGGCGCTCGAAACGTCGCGGCCGACGGTGGTCTTCCATCTCGCTGCGCAGACCTTCGTTCCGGAAGCGCTGCGCGCGCCGCTGGAGACGTACGAGACCAACGCCATGGGGACGGCTCGTCTCGCGGCGGCCGTTCGCGGTTATTCCGGCGAGATGCCGCCGCGGATCGTCTTCGCGAGCTCCGCCGAGGTATACGGCGCACGCGACGCCGGCGAGTATCCCCTCGTCGAGACGCTCGATCTGCGTCCCGTCAATCCGTACGGCGCGAGTAAGGCCGCTGCGGAGGCGATCTTATTGGGAGAAGCGAGCAGCTTGGGTCTCGACGTCGTCATCACGCGGGCGTTCAATCACATCGGACCGGGTCAGGATGAGCGATTCGTCGTGGCATCGTTTGCGGCTCAGCTGGCACGCATTGCGGCGGGCAGCCCGCCGCAGTTACTTGTCGGGAACCTCGAGGCGGCACGCGATTTCCTCGACGTCCGCGACGTCGTCCAAGCCTACATCGCGCTTGCGCGCGAAGGCGAGTCGGGCCAGATCTACAACGTATGCAGCGGACGAGCGGTCACGATCCGCGACGTGCTCCGCGAGCTCATCGCGATCGCCCGCGTGCCGGTCGAGGTTCGCGAGGATCCCGAGCGTAACCGTAGCGCCGACATGCCTTTATCGGTCGGCAACCCGGCGAAACTGCGCGCCCGCACGGGATGGGGGCCGAAGGTACCGCTCGTGCGATCACTGCGCGACATTTACGAGGCACAGCGTGACGCAGCAAGAGTTCGTCTTTAA
- a CDS encoding isoprenylcysteine carboxylmethyltransferase family protein: MTQQEFVFKNRGLFLTLPAAALAIFGRPSAASIALGLPLAVAGELIRCWAVGYSGATTRNDAVTAPELVTSGPYGYVRNPLYIGNFITAAGFAIAFTGKNSDAARLALVGGSLVAMAAVYAIIVPHEEAFLRSKFGAAYERYCERVPRLIPQRPSTTSAQVTWDAGTLIQAESKTFALFGAMLSALAVKARGA, encoded by the coding sequence GTGACGCAGCAAGAGTTCGTCTTTAAGAACCGAGGCCTGTTCCTGACGCTGCCGGCGGCGGCGCTGGCGATCTTTGGGCGTCCGAGCGCCGCAAGCATCGCGCTCGGGTTGCCGCTCGCAGTCGCGGGCGAGCTCATACGATGCTGGGCGGTCGGGTACTCCGGCGCGACGACGCGCAACGACGCGGTCACCGCACCTGAGCTCGTTACCAGCGGCCCATACGGTTACGTCCGCAACCCTCTGTACATCGGCAACTTCATCACCGCCGCCGGCTTCGCGATCGCGTTTACCGGAAAGAATTCGGACGCGGCGCGGTTGGCGCTGGTCGGCGGATCGCTGGTCGCAATGGCGGCCGTGTACGCGATCATCGTGCCGCACGAGGAGGCCTTCCTGCGCTCGAAATTCGGCGCGGCGTACGAGCGCTACTGCGAACGCGTTCCGCGCCTAATCCCGCAGCGCCCTTCGACGACCTCAGCGCAAGTTACGTGGGACGCGGGCACGCTGATTCAAGCCGAGAGTAAGACGTTCGCGCTCTTCGGCGCGATGCTCTCGGCCCTAGCGGTCAAGGCTCGCGGCGCGTAG